The nucleotide window TGTCGTACCCGGTGATCGCGGAGTCCTTCGGGGCCAGCACCTGCTGCCCGGCCTGGAAGTAGGCCGTGGAGAACGAGACCTGCTCCAAACGCTTGCAGTTGATCGTCATCGTCCGTACGACGACGTCGACCCGGTCGTTCTCCAGCGCCGCGATCCGCTGGTTGGTGGGTATCGCACGGAAGATCACCGCGTCCCGGTCACCCAGGATGTCCTGCGCGATGGCCCGCACGAGATCGATGTCGAAGCCTTCGAGCTCGCGGTTCTCCGGATTGCGGTAGCCCCACCGGAAGCTGTTCTGGTCGACACCGGCGATCAGCTTGCCGCGCGCCTTGATCCTGTCGATGCTCGGGCCGTCGTCTCTGGAGGGCGGAAGGCTCGCCTCGGGGTCCGTGCACTCGTCGGCGCGCGCCTGCACCGCCGAGGTCGCGCCCTGGCTCACCGTCTTCGTACCGAAGGAGCCGTCCCCGCTGTGGGCCAGCGGCAGCAGCGTGAGCGAGGCGGTGATCGCGCACGCCACCGCCATGCCCGTCACACCGCCCCAGCCGCGCAGCCCGCCGCGACCGGACCCGTCTCGTTCCCTGGTCATCGCTCCCCCTCTCACCGGTACTCCGAGAGCCTGCGGTTGACCCCGACGACGGCCGCCGCCGCGCCCAGCAGGCCCAGCGCCCCGGCACCTATGGGAAGCCCGCCCAGCGCCCCGCGCCCGTCCTTGGCGGCGTCGGTGAACTCGCCCTGCTCGTACGCGAGCGCCTTGCGCAGCGCCGCGTCCACCTGCTCGAAGGACGTGCCCGTGGATTCCTCCGGGCCGATGATCTGCTTCAGCGCACCGTCGTAGTCGCCCTGGTCGTCGGTCGTGCGGGCCTTGCGGTGGCGTTCCTGCCACTCGGTCACGTTCTTGATGGCATCGACCACCGGCCCGCTCCCCTGGGTGCCTTCGGCGAGCTTCTCGGCGCTCTTCAGCTGTGCACCGAGAGCCTTCATGCCCGTGGTGTAGTCGGTCTCGTACTTGTCGTTCCTGCCGTCCGCGGTCAGCACCGCGCCACGGGCCACCAGCGTGAGGTTCTCGTTGGCTCGTGCCTTCAGCGAATTGATCCGCGCGTTGTTGAGGACATCGAGTGACTCCTGCCCGTGAACCATCGCCGCACGCAGTTCGGCTCGCGCCACCGTGTGTCCCACGGCCAGCCAGAGCAGCACGACGGTGGACGCGGCGGTCGCCGCGAGCAGCCCGTGGTTCAAGACCCGGTTCGTCCTGCGGTAGTTGCGGAGCTGCGTCCACACCAGCGCGGCCAGCACCACCAGTCCGGCGCCGAGCGAGAGGTACGGCCACTGCCGGGCATCGGCCGAGTCCTCGCCGAGCCGGCCCGTCTCCGCCTTGTACAGCCGCTCCGCCGCGGGCAGCAGCTCGTACGTCATCTTCTGGTTGGCGTACCGGAGATAGGCGCCGCCGAGCGGCAGCCCCTGTCGGTTGTTCGCACGGGCCCGCTCGATCAGGCCCGTGTACACGGGCAGCATCTCGGCGAGGGTGGTGATCTCCCGGCCGGACGAGGACGAGGCGTCCGTGCTCGCGGCCGCCCTCACGAGCAGCCGGGAGGCCTCACCGATGTCCTTCTCGTACTGCTCGTGCACGTCCCTGGGCTCCTGCGCACCCGCCAGGAAGCCGCTGGCAGCCATCGTGTCCGCGTCGGCGAGCGAGCGGTAGATACGCGCCGCGTCCGCGCTCAGCGGCTGGCTCCGGTTCACCACGTCGTCGGCGGCGCCGGACCTGGCGGAGATCTCCAGAGCCGTCACGGCCCCGAACGTCACCACCAGCAGGGCCAGTACGGCCCCGATGATCTGCAGGCGGCCGGGCTCGGTCGTCGCCACGGCCCGCAGCCGCTCGGCCGGCCCGGACCAGGCGCCCCGGCGCTGCGCGGGCACGGACGTGGCCGGGCGCGCGGGCGCGCGCTCCCGTGGCGAGCCGCCGTTCGGCGGGTATGTCACTTGACCTCCCCCTCGGTCACTGACTGCGGCACGGCCCCCCGGCCGCGCGGGGGACTGGTACCCGGCCAGCAGTATGGCCGAGGGACCGACATCCACACCAGGAACGCCCGGATCTCGTCGAAACGTCCGCCCCGAAGCCGTCGGCCTCCCCACTCCATGAACACGTACGGGACGGGTGATCGGTTCCCGGAACCGACAAACCGGGCCCGTCCGGCGGGAGCGCCGGACGAGCTCGGAAGGGTCACGCGTACTGTGCGCGCAGCCTGCTGTGCACCGCGGGCGCCGCCCCCGTGTGGTCCAGACCCAGCAGCCCCGCCCCGAGCACGGGCGGCTGTGCCACCACCCGGATCGTGGCCTCTGGGGCGCGGGCCGCGAGGAGTTCCGCGATCCGCTCGTCCAGTTGCGGATGGCCGGCCGTCAGCACGCTGCCGCCCAGCAGGACAAATACCTCCTCGTCCAGTAGGTCCAGGCGGGTCAGCGCCACCGAGGCCATGGCGACGACCTCGTCCGCCAGCCGGTCCACCACGGCACGGGCCACCGGGTCGCCGGCCGCGCTCGTGGCGAACAGGACCGGCGTCAGCTCGTGGCGCGCGGTGGGGGGGATGCGTCCCCGGTGCAGCGCCTCGATGAGTTCGTACATCGAGGCGAGGCCGAAGTGCCCCGGCAGCGTGCGCGCCAGCTCGGTCGCCTCG belongs to Streptomyces finlayi and includes:
- a CDS encoding glutamate ABC transporter substrate-binding protein — translated: MTRERDGSGRGGLRGWGGVTGMAVACAITASLTLLPLAHSGDGSFGTKTVSQGATSAVQARADECTDPEASLPPSRDDGPSIDRIKARGKLIAGVDQNSFRWGYRNPENRELEGFDIDLVRAIAQDILGDRDAVIFRAIPTNQRIAALENDRVDVVVRTMTINCKRLEQVSFSTAYFQAGQQVLAPKDSAITGYDTSLDGKRVCTAEGSTAYEALEKQSFGAVFKDEGDGTEQDKDQLTVPNQLDCLVRLQLGEVDAIVTDNALAAGQAAQDPAIALKGDKPFTTEYYGVAAKKGADDLVARVNQVLVDYRKGGNDSPWMVSYRDWLATGLPGITAPPAPKYLSN